The sequence GCCGTTCCGCGCGTCCGCGACGACCGCGCGCACGGAGTCGGTGCCGAAATCGATCCCGATGACGAATGTTCCCTTGCGCATGAAGACCCGTTGGCCGGGCGAAGCCAGTTAAGGATGTGCCCCGCGTTAAATGTGAACGTTCACAACGTGGCTGTCAATCATAATCTACTGGAACGCGACGCTTCCAAGGTCCCGGAGGATGAACCAGGCTGCAACTCTCCTCTCGTGCGGTCAGGCCGGGGAGGGGACGAGGGGCCGCTGGCTGGAGCGAGCACGAGCGCGACCACGACCACGACCACGACCACGACCACGACCACGACCACGACCACGACCACGACCACGACCACGACCACGACCACGACCACGACCGACGTGAACGTTCACGTTGGTGGCCGATGGTGGAGTGAAGGGGGAGTGCCCTGAGCGTGACCGAAGGAGCTTGGCTGATGCCTCGGGGGACGCGGCTCAGCCGCCTTCGAGGCAGATCCTGCGAACGAAGCGCCTCACGGTCGAGGCGCGATGCTCGGCGTAGTAGCCCTCCGCCGCCGCTCTCGACGACTCGCCCGGCGCGTCGAGGCAGTCTGCGATGATCTCGTAGCCGTCCTGGAGATGGTTCGGGTCGCCGGGATGCGTGCGACGATATTCGTGCACGAGCTCCCGCATGCGCGCGCCGTTCCGCGCGCCCATCGCGTCGTTCAGCAGCCCGATCAGGCCGTTCTCATGCTGTATCTCGACGTGGCGCTGCGTGATGGGGTGGGGGTGGGCGGGGCCTTCGTGTCGGTCGTCGGGGCTCGGCCCGATGACAGGCAGGTCGTCGATCGCCGCGGCGAGCGTGGTGCTGCCGGCCGACGCCAGCGGCTCGTTCGTCCCATGGCGCGACGTCGCCTCGCGCGGCGCCGCCTCTCGCGACGCCTCCTGCCGAGAGGGAGGCAGCCGTCGCGCGTCGGGCTCTCGAGAGCGATGCACGAGGTAGAGCGCGGCGACGAGGAGCAGCAGCGCGGCGGCGAACCCGCGCCTGCGCGCCGACCTCATGGAATCGTCACGGTCCACGTCACCGTCTGTTGCGAGCGGGGCCAGTTGTCGCGACCCCAGCAGGGATCGTAGTAACGAGGATCGGTCGAGGGAGGAGGGTCGAGGCACTCGCCGCTGCGGTAGCGCACCAGCTCTTCGCCGGCGTTGTCGTAGGCCTTGGCGACGATGGTGTGGGTGCCCGAAGCGAGGCCCGCCGCGGCGACGTCGTAGACGGGGCCGCCGTCCGTCGCGATCACCTCGCCGTCGAGCGTCCAGTCCACGCTGATGACGTCGGGATCGATCACGTCGAGCGCGAGCGTCTCCGGATCCGTGACGGTCCCTGCGGGCGGATCCGCCGAGTCGATCGGCCTGACGCGCATCCAGATGTCCATGATCATCTTCTCGCGCGAGACCGGATTGAAGCTCGTGTTCTTGTTGTCTCCGAACAGGCTGTTCATCATCGAGTTCGAGGACGGGCGGTACTGCCCGCCATCGACGTAGCGGCTGCCGATGAACGTGCCCTGCACGCCCGTCGCGTCGGCGGCGTCGTACTCCAGCCACTTGTCCCACTTGCCCGCCGTCGTCGCGCAGTTGCCCGTGCTGTTCACCTCGACGTACTCCGTGCCGCTGCCGCTGCACGTGTTCGCGCCGCAGGCGGAGCCCGTCGCCTTGGCGCAATACTCGTCGGCGAGCTGATGGAAGCCGTGGCCACCTTCGTGCAAGGCCGCTCCGGCGGCCTCCTCATGCGCGCCGGACCAGAGCATCCAGGCCGAGCCCGTGTTCCACCAGCGATCGTTGTTCAACACGATGGCGTGCCAGTCGACCTCGAAGTCGTCGGGGAGGTTCGCCTTGAGCGCCTGATCCGCCTTGCGGGTGTCGCACTCTGCGAGGCGGCTCTCGTCGTCGCCCGTGCAGCCGAGCGCTCCAGGGATGCCGTTCGAGGGGCTCACCAGCTTGACGGCGCAGATGTTGACGAACTTGCGATACCTGCCGTACGGCTCGCCGATCGGGCTGCTGAACCGCTTGGCCATCGCCTCCTCGATGTGCTCGATGTACGTGGTGTTCACGGTCGTGGCGTCGTAGCCGTCGCCCACGATGACGTAGTTGACGCGGTTTTCGGGTGGCCCCGCGCTCTCGATGGCCACGCCGTTCGCGCCGCAGTCGAGCACGTAAGCGGGGCCGCCTCCTCCTGTGCCGCCGGGCACGAAGCTCCCCCCGGCGCCCGTGCCGGTGGACCCGCTCTGTGCTGCGCCGCCCGCGCCGCCTGCGCCGCCCGAGCCCGGAGCTCCGCTGCCTGTTGCTCCGCCGCTGGCAGAGCCGCCAGACGCAGAGGTGCCGCTCGCCGACGTGCCGCCGCCGTCGGTCGTCGCCGCGGGGCTGTCCGGTGCCTCGCCGCAGGCGCAGAGCGCCGCCAGGCTCAAGGCGTGCAGGTTGCAGATCGACTTCATCCTCTTCACCTCACGACCCCTCGCAGGCGGCGTCTACGCCCGGCTCGGCTCTACCGTATCCGATCTCCGAGGCCCACGGTCACCCGAACAGCCCCTCGATCGCCGAGGTCCGCTGGTCCTTGTCCCCCATCACGAGATCCGGTGCCCCGAACGAGGCCGCGATCGCCATCCACAGGTCGTTGGTGGAGCGGCCGCCGCGGTTGCCGTTGTTCCACACCTGCCCGCCGCGCAGCTTGGTGCCCTCGCCGCCGAACAGCACCCACGCCATCTTGTCCCAGTTGTGATGCCGCGTGCCGACCTCCGTGATGTACGGGACCAGCGTGGTGTCGAGCAGCGTCCCGCCCGTCACGTCCTTGGTCTCCGCGAGCTCCTTCAGGAAGCCGGCGACGTAGCCGGCGTAGAACTCTTCCACCCGCGTGAGGAACTCGAGCGTGTCGGGTGTATCGGGATCGTGGCTCGTTGTGTGGTGCACCTTGAAGATGGAGGAGTTGGGGGGCCACAGCTCGCCGAAGCTCACGTGGTTCGTTCCAGGGGACCACTGGAACGTGACCACGCGCGTCAGGTCGCAGCGGAACGCCGCCTTGATCACGGCGAAGTGGAGCGCGCCGATGCGCGCGTGCTTCACGTCGTCGCGCTCCGAGACGACGTGCGAGCCGCCGTAGGGATCGATGTGCCCGCTCACCTGGATGACCTCGGGCTCCTGGGGCATACCGCAGGTCGCGGGATCCCTCGGGTCCGCGTCGAACTCCGCCTCGACCTCGCGGATGGCGGCGGCGTGCCCCTCCAGCGCCTCTCGCTGGGAGCTCGGCGCCAGGCTCTGAAGGCGCTTCAGGTCCTTCATCGCGAAGTCCAGCACGCTCTTCTTCTGGAGGCGCGCCCGCGCCAGGGCATCCAGGTTGTCGTTCGTCGGGCCGCCCGGCATCAGCGTGCCGAACACCCGCCGGTACACCTCTTGCGGCTGGTAGTAGGGCGTCATCGGCGCCCGCGCGCCCGAATAGGACATGTGGCGGGTCGACACCTCGGGCGTGTCGGCGCGGTTGTCGCAGGACACCTGGAGCGACGCGATGGGCGTGCCCTGGAGCTCGGCCGACTGCTTCACGAGCAGCTGGTCGATGCTCGGCGCCTCGGCCATCGGATCGTCGCCGCCGTTGCCCGGGTACAGCTGCTTGGTCCGCGTCCCCGTGCACATCAGCACCGTCCCGCGCTCGTGGCCGCCGCCGACGGACCCCTCGTGCGGCAGCTTCAGGTCGCGCATCACGATCATCCGAGACTTCATGGCCTCGAACGGGGTCAGGATGCGGGAGAGCGTGAAGTTGGTCCCGTTGCCTTGCGGCCAGTAGTTCTCGTACACGGTGCCCACGGGGCGCTGCACGATCAGCAGGCGCCTCGGGGGCGCCGCGCCCTCCGCGGCCGACTCGAGGCCCTTGAGCACCGTGACGAGACCCGCGGCGGCGCCGATGCCTTGCAGGAAGCGGCGGCGAGACCATCCATAAGAAAGGTTGTAGCCCACGGTCATTCCTCCTTGGCGCGCTCGGTCAGCGCGGGCGACGTCACGATGGCTTTCACGACGTTGGCCAGCGTCCGCTGGCCCTCTGGCAGCGCCTCGATCACGCGTCCGACCTGACAGTCGCGGACCCCGAGCGTCTCATCGTCCGTGCCGTAGGTCAGCAGGTGCCGCGTGATGCAGGCGGCGAACCCGTCGTTCTGCGCGACGGCCTCGGCGAACTCGACGGCGCTCGCGTAGCTCCCCGCGACCTCGGCGATGTTGCCCAGGTTGACGCGCGCGTCGATCGGCTCCCCGTCGAGGGTGTCGCGGTACCGGCCGACCGGATCGTAGTTCTCGAGCAGCAGGCCGAACGCGTCGAACTGGGCGTGACACGCGGCGCAGGTGGAGTTCGCGGCGCGCGCGTCGGCGCGCTCGCGCTCGGTCATGTCGGCCTCGAGCAGCTCCTTGATCGCGTCCGAGAGCGACTCCGGGGGCGACGGGATCTTCCCGAGGCAGAGCAGGGCGCCGCGCACGAAGAGCCCTCGCGCCACCACGCTCGTGTTGTCGGTCCGGGCCAGCGCCGCGAGCAGGCCGGGCTGCGTGAGGATCCCGGCGCGCTCGTCGGCCGGGAGCTCGACCTTGCTGAACTCCTCCGGGCTCGATCCCGTGTGCTCCACGCCGTAGACCTTCGCGAGCACGGCGTTCACGAACGTCTCCCTCGTGGTGAGCAGCTCCGACACGTCCGCTCCGCGGTTCCACAGGAGGTCGTCCACGAGCAGCTCGGTCTCGTGGAACATGCTCGCCTGGAGCGCGGGGGTGTACTCCGGGAAGAGCCCAGGATCCTTCACCGTGCCGAAGAGGTTGCTGAGCCCCCACGCCGCGATCAGCGTGGTGTTCAGGCTGCTGCGCGTCTCGGGCTTCTCGAGGAGGCGCTCGGCCTGGCGCGCCAGCTCCTCCGGATCGTTCAGGGCCCCGGAGTCGGCGGCGGCGGCGAGCTCCTCGTCCGGCAGGCTGTCCGTCAAGAAGAACGAGAGCTCGCTCGCGACCTCGTGCGCGGCGAGCTTCACCACGTCGCCGTCCGCGTCGCCGCCGAGCTCGGTGCGGTAGGAGAAGGAGGGGGACGCGATGAGCGCCTCGAGCGCGAGCGAGACGCCCCGCTCGTAGCTCGTCTCCTTCCCGAGCGCATAGACCGACCACAGGTTGTCGAGCTCCGCCTGCTCCACGGGCCGGCGGAACGCCCGTTGCGCGAACTTCGTCAGAAACGTCTTGGCGCAGGCGTCGTCTCCGTCGGGGGCGCACCCCGTCACCTGCTCGAAGCGCCCCGAGATGCTCTCGGCCGCGTAGGCAGCCCTCGCGAGCCGCGTATGCACAAGGGAGGTCCCCACGACAAGGCCCTTCTTGGCAAACGGCTTCGTCCGCGCGTCCGGCGCCTGCTCCGCCTCGATGGCCTCGTCCCCCAGGAGACCGCGGATGGCGTTGATGAACTGAAGGTCGGCGAGCAGCACGACCCGTCGTTCGAGCCGCGGGTTGCACAGGGCGTCTCCGCCGCCCGAGGAGCTCGTGCCGCCGCCCGTCGGGTTCGCGCCGGCGCCCGAGGAGTGAGAGGAGCCAGAGGAGCTCGAGTTGCCGCCGATATCACCCACGCACCCTGCAACGAGGAGCGAAGTGCACGCGGCCGCTCGCAGCAGCCGGGAGGCCGCCCCGCTGTGAGTGGATGTTTCCACCTTCCATCGATCACACGCGGCGTTCGGGCCGCTATCGTGAGTGGAAGATTTCATGGCTTCTGCTGCGCGACCTCGGCGATCGAGCCACATCGGCGCTTTGCGGGGCGCACGCCTCAAGGCGGCGGCCAATAAAGAAGATAATTTCACACGATCCCTCCTGTGAGTCCGCCTGCTGTGTGAAAAAGTGCCTTGCTGACGTCCAGGGCTGCGCTAGATGATCTGGCGCCGCACCGCGTAACACCTTCACGAACCGCCGCTGCCGCGCGGGCCGACCCTGGTTGGCCATGGCGTGTGAGGCGAGCGCACGGCGCAGCAGGTCAGACCCGCCGCCTCTCCCCGCGCTGACATCGATGACGAGTGCCCCGCTGCATAGACGTACGACGACGACCTAGCCGGTGCAATGCCTAAGGATGTTCCCCGAATTGTGAGCGTTCACATCTCTCGTGTCAACTGGAATCGGCTGGTACCCCAACGATTTCTGAACCGGTTGAGTACGAGCGCCAGCGGCGTTCCTCCGAAGCCCGCCCTCCAGGGGAGGAGGGGCCGGGCTGTGGACCTGATCGACGGGGCCACGCTCGCCGGCAGCGGCCGGCATGCCGTTCGCATAGGCCAGATGTGAGAGCCGGCGTGAAATCTGCGGGATCGATCGTGGGCCCACCGGGAATGGCATCTACGACGACGAACAGCGTCGGTGCCGCGCTCGATCCCGATGGCGACGATCCCCGGCGCGCACCCGCCCAGTGACGCGAAAGCCGAGTGAAATGAAGAACTCCGACCAGTATGTGAACGCTCACATTGAAGAACTCCGTTCCAATCGACCGCCCCGCGACTATCCTCCCGCGCCGATGGCTGACAAATCTCTTCCGGAGCGCCGCGTCAAAAGGGGCGGCGGGCGGCGGGCCGCGGTCATGGTCGACGTGGCCAAGCTCGCTGGCGTCTCGTATCAGACGGTCTCGCGGGTCCTGCACGACAGCCCCCACGTGCGTCGCGACACGAGGGAGCGGGTGCTGGATGCGATCCGGCAGCTCGACTACCGGCCGAGCTCGGTGGCGCAGGCGCTCGTCACCGGCCGGTCGCGGACGCTCGGTGTGGTCAGCTTCGACACGACGCTCTACGGTCCGGCGTCGACGCTCCTGGGGCTCGAGGAGGCGGCGCACGACGCGGGTTATGGCGTGAGTATCGCCAGCTTGAAGTCGTTCAGCCGCGCGCCGGTGCTGGAGGCCGTGCAGCGGCTGCGCGACCAGGGGGCCGACGGCATCGTCGTGATCGCCCCGCAACGGTCGGCGGTGGACGCGCTGCGGCACGTCACCTCCGATGTGCCGGTGGTCGCGGTCGAGGGCGGTCCGGACGACTCGGTGCCGGTGGTCGCGGTCGACCAGCACGAGGGCGCCGCGTCCGCGACCCGCCACCTGCTCGATCTGGGCCACAAGACCGTGTGGCACATCGCCGGCCCGACCGACTGGCTCGAGGCCGACCAGCGCATCGACGGCTGGCGCTCGGCGCTGCAGGCGGCCGGCGCCGAGATCCCGCCGCTCCTGCGGGGCGACTGGAGCGCGCGCTCCGGCTACGAGCTGGCCCCGCAGCTGACGCGCACGCCGGGCGTCACCGCCGTGTTCGTGGCCAACGACCAGATGGCGCTCGGCCTCCTCCGCTTCCTCCACGAGAGCGGGCGCGAGACGCCGCGGGACATCAGCATCGTCGGCTTCGACGACATCCCGGAGGCCGCCTACTTCACGCCGCCGCTCACCACGGTCCGCCAGGACTTCTCCGAGCTCGGGCGCCGGTGCCTCCACGTCCTGCTCGGGCAGATCGAGAGCGGCCAGCGCTCGTGGGTGCGGGTCGTGGTCGAGACCGAGCTCGTGGTGCGCAAGAGCACGGCCGTCCCCCGACGCCGCTGAGACCGCTCTACCGTACCGGCTCCGTGATGTGTTCACGGACCGGGCCGTCAGCGGGCAAGCCAGGGATAACGAGCTGGGCCGCCGCTCGAAGTGCAAAGTTGCTTCATGATTGCAACATGCGCTGTCGATGCACGTTTCCTCTCAGCTGGGAACTTGAGATGTAGCAGGCTTCGCGCGCCTGTCGTGATCACTTCCAGGCGTGGCGGGAATCATCCGTCGCGAGTTGCACGGCGTGCGTATCGCTGAGCGTGGGCGCTGCCGTTCTTGCCGCCGCCCCTCGGCTTTCCCGCTCCCAGCTTCACCAACGACAATCGTCCGACTTGCGGAACTCCAACATGAACAAGAAGCGTTCTTCTCGATTGCTGTGCAGCACGGCCTGGATCGCGCTCGGAATGGCGACCCTCTTTGGATGCGCGGATGGGGGCGAGGGGGTTGACGACGGCGTGGGCGGCTCGGGCGGAGCGGGGAGCACCGGCACCAGCGCCGGCGTCAGCACGAGCTCCAGCAACAGCACGAACAGCAGCTCCAGCGCCAGCACGACGGCCGGCGTCGGCCCTGCCACCAGCAGCAGCTCGGGCGATCCCCCGACGACCGGCGCCACCTCCGGCGGCGCGACCACGGGGGTCGGCGGCGGGGACGCTTCGACCAGCGCGTCCACCAGCGCGTCGACCAGCGCGTCCACGGGGGCCGGCGGATCCGAGCCCGAGCCGAAGTTCGTCGGCAACATCACGACGAGCGGCGCCGTGCGCGACGGCTTCGCGAAGTACTGGAACCAGATCACGCCCGAGAACGAGGGCAAGTGGGGCTCCGTCGAGAGCAGCCGCGGGAACAAGAACTGGAGCTCGCTCGACAGGACCTACAAGTACGCGCAGGACAACAAGATCATCTTCAAGCACCACGTCTTCGTGTGGGGCAGCCAGCAACCCTCCTGGGTCGGGAGCCTCTCGCCGGACGAGCAGAAGAAGGCCGTGCGGAGCTGGATGGAAGAGTTCTGCAAGCGCTACCCGGACACGAAGTACATCGACGTCGTCAACGAGCCGCCGCCCCACACCACGCCCTCGTACACGGCCGGCCTCGGCGGCAACGGCGCCAGCGGCTGGGACTGGATCGTCAACGCCTTCAAGTGGGCTCGCGAGTTCTGCCCGAACGCCAAGCTCATCCTCAACGACTACAACAACATCGAGTACGAGAACGAGCACAGGCACTTCAAGGACATCGCGAAGAAGGTGATCGACGCGGGCGCACCGGTCGACGCCCTCGGCGCGCAGGCGCACGACGCATTCAAGATCAACACCAACACGGTCAAGGGGTACATCGACTCGCTCGCCGAGCTCGGCAAGCCCGTGTACATCACCGAGTACGACATCGGTGAAACGAACGACAGCAGGCAGAAGCAGATCATGGAGGAGCAGTTCACCATGTTCTGGAATCACCCCAAGATCCCGGGGATCACCCTGTGGGGTTACATCGTCGGCAAGACGTGGAGGAACGGCACCGGCCTCCAGCAGGAAAACGGCACCATGCGGCCGGCGATGCAGTGGCTGATGGACTTCCTCGATCGTGGTAACTGACGTCGCACCGACGCGCTGAGCTGGACGATCTCCCTCGACCGAAGGAGCTCGGGCGCGCCCGCATCTCGTACGGATGCGGGCGCGCTCTCTCCAGGTCTGCGTCGGTCTCTCTGGCCTGGAGCGGGGGGTAGATTCGTGTGATACGGGCTCGGGCGCCAGGCAGGCGAGTGAGGCGTACCCACTCGCCGGCTGCGCACCGGGAGACGAGCGGCTGGCCGGCGCCTCCTCGCGAAGACCCGTGTCGGCCAGCGGGCGTCGTCGATCACTGGGGCACTTGGAGCACGTCCTCGCAGGTGAAGTCGACGCCCAGGGAGACCTCGACGTCGGCCTGGACAACGGCGCAGGTATCGTCGCAGAGGATGATCGCCGTCGGGTTCGCAGGCTCGTCGTAGCGCCATGTGCCTGCGGCCGAGCAGGCCTGATCGTACGTGAGGGTCGTCGGCGTGTTGCTCGCGGCGCTCGTGTAGGTCACGTTGACCTTTTGCTTGTCGAAGCTCCTCCCGTCGGGCGCCGGCGGGATCGGGATCGTGCACGAGACGGCGGCGCCGCGGATCTTATCGATCGCGGTCTTGAACGCGGCCGCCGTCTGCGCGGGGTCGCCGGTGTTCAGCATCGACGCCTCTCCCGTGCCGCCCGCAGCCGCGATCTCGTGCAGGTTGGTGAGGCTAGGCGGCGCGCCTTCCCCCTGCGGACTGTCGACCCCGATCACGAAGGTCGAGATGTTGTTGGAGAGCGCGGCCTCGACGTTGCTCACGACGTCCGCGAGCGCGTTGCCGCCTTGCCGGCACCCCTCCGGATAGCCGTCGGTCACGAGCACGATCGCATATTTCCCGGGGTTCTGCTGGCGCTGCGCTTCGATGTAAGCGGTGAGGCCTTCGACCGCGAATGCCGTCGGCGTGCTGGTGCGCCACGTGCCCATGGTGCTCACCTGCGGCTCGATGACATCGATCGCCTCGCCGAACGCCGGGGAGGGGAGCGGCGTCATCGGTACATTCGGCGTCGAGTAGCCGGTGGCCTGGCACGCCTGGGTCGTCTGAGCCGAGCCCGGGAAGAAGGTGAGCGACGCCCTGAAGCCTTCGGACGCGGGATCCAGGAAGAACTGCTTCGTCGCGGCCACGACGGGATCCCACTTGAGGTCCTTCCTGCGCCACTCCACGTCGCTCGCTGTCATGCTGGCCGATACGTCGAACGCGAACACGAGGTACACCTGTTGAAACCCGGCCTGGGACGACTGGGTGGCGCACGCCTCCCCCGCGCCCGTCGAGCCCCCGCTGCTGCTGCCGGTCGTGCCGGAGCTCCCGCTCGAGCCCACGCCGCTTCCGCCGAAGGTGTCGTCGACGCCGGTGCCGGTGCTGCTGCTGGTGCTGGAGCCGGAGCCGGAGCTGTTGCCGGCGCCGGTGCTGCTCTGCGAGCCAGCGCTGTCCCCGCTGCCCTCGTTGGCCCCTCCGCACCCCGCGCCGATCAAAGCCGCCATTGGCAATGCAATGGCTATCCTAGGCAATCTCATGAGCCGACTCCTTCTCGAACGCGTGCCAGCACGGTCCGCGGGCACGAAGTTAGTTAGCGACGTGAGGTCTCCAGAGGCGGAATTTTCCAGTGCATGCCTCGCCGGAGCCCCGGGATCGACGACGAGTATAGTCGATGACGCTGATCTTTGCGCGGGATACGGTCTGAAAAGACGCAGCGTCGAGTCGCGACCTCATCGGGATGTCAGAAATGTCGCCGTAGCTCTTTGCGGTGGAGGTCTTCATCGTGCAGCGACGCTGCACGCGCTGGTCGCTATGAGCAGCTCGCGTGCGATCCGGCCGCCCGCTGAAAAATCGACCACACCCAAAGATTCATCCACGTGTCGAATTGCCCCGGTCGCGCTGCGGCGCCCTGGGAGAGAACTCGAGTGGTTTCCCGAGCGGCGTATCGACGTCCGCGACGATTCGAGGCAAGATTCCGCCGTGTGCTGGCAAGGGGCTTCCTTGCGGAGGGCACGCTGGTCGTTGGTGAACCGAAGGGTACCTCGCGGAGGTCTCATGAAGATGCGATTCGCGTTCACGAGCTTCTCGTTGCTTCTCGCGTGTTCTGGCGGCGCGATCTCCGAGCAAGCCGCTTCGGAGAGCGGCGGTGCCGCGAGCGCGACGACAGGCGCTTCGAGCGGGGCCGGAGGTGGCGCCACGAAGACGGGGTGGACGTGATCATGGGGTTGAGGCTGAAGGTGAACAGCTGCTCGCCGCGGCCAAGGCCTACTTCGACGTCTTCGGCCCGAGGCGCCTTGAGCTCCAGGTCATCTCGCCGAGCGAGGAGCGCGGGGCCGAGGCTCGGAGCCGGGGGTGGCGCGCGCGCTGGCTCCTGTGCCGTCACGGGGGCGAGGAGGGAGGACCCACCGGGTCGGCTCGACCTGGCCGGCTCCCTCCTGCACGGCGAGGTCGACAAGCGCGGCCATCCTCCTCGCCACATCCGTGAAGGTGTCCTCGGCCTCGGGATCCTGCGGGAGCCGGTCCGGCAGGGTGGCGCGTGCGGTGGATATGATAACGGTCGGAGAGGCGCGCGCCCGGGAAGGCGCGGCGCAGCTCGTCCATCCCGCCGATGAGCGCAACGAGCGAGCCCATGGTCGCCGTGCCGTTGTCGGAGTCCCAGCCGGACAGGGTGCCGATCTGTACGGTGCGCCGGAAGCTCCCCTCACCGAACAGGAGGGCCAGCGTCGCGGTCGCCAGGTTGATCGCGGATTCCGTGTACCCCCGATAGACGAAGCCGTACGCCGAGGCCCGCTCCTGGTAGCGATCCGCAATGGCATCGCGGACGCGCTCCCAGTCGTCGCGATCCTCGGCGCGATCGCTGGTCGATAGATAGGCGGACAGCACGAAGTCGATGACATCGGCTGCCTTGGATTCGTCCGGCAGGTAGCTCCTGGCCTCACGGACGATGCGCACGATCTCCTGTCGCCGCGGCTTCTCCAGATCGACGGTCGCCGCGAGCGAGAAGAGGAGAACATGGAACTGCGCGGCGTGCGCGGCGTGATCGCGCGCGGTGGTCCGTATCGGGAGGTCGGCGATCCGCAGCGCCAGCCCCGGCATGCCGGGCGCGAGGGCGCCGAAGATCTCCGTGGTGAGCTGGGCGTCGATCTGGAGCGCGTCCGGATTGAGCGCTGGATCGCTCGTCGCGGGGGGCAGCACGCCGCGCTCGAGGAGATCCCGCGCCCTTCGGTTGGAGACCCAGATGAAATCGTTGATGTGCGCGCGCCATCCGTCCCGGATTTGCTCGGGGGAGAGGAAGAGCGTCCCCGCCTCGGTCATGAGGTGGAGATAGACATACTCGATGTCGGTGTCATCGTCGGCCGGGCAGGGGTCGAGGAGGACGAAGTCGATCGGCGCCCCGTCGCGCCCCAGGGGCTTTCCCCAGTCAGCGTCGGTGAAGAAGGGGCGCTGGATGCGGACGCCCTCCGTGCGAAGCCCCGTCCAGTTGGCGATGCACGCGCCAATCCACATCGCGCGGAGCCGCTCGGCGTATGCCGCGCGATCGAGCTGGATCCGCGATCTCGGGGACATTCCCGGGCCGTCCCGTTGCTCCAGGGGAGCGGCGAGCGCGCAGCGCGGCGCGTCGCCGGCGCCGGCGAGCGGCGATAGAGAGAGGAGCGCGAGCAGGAGGCCGCGCGCGCATGCGCGAGGCCCGGTGCTGGGCGAGCCTTCGACACGGCGTCGATCGCGGCGGGTGCGCATGAATTGCCCCCCTCGAGTGCGCGATCGGTGCGTCGCGCATGCTCTCGCTTCGCGGTGGTGCAAGGGAGGTGCCTCGCCGAGCCCGCTCCCCTGGCGTTGTTCGCGCCATTAGGTTTCGATCATGAACACCGGAAGCCTCAATGGGCGCGGCGCGGGCGCGTTCCTGGATCGCCTCGTCTCGAGCGCGGCCCGCCATCTCCTCGGCGCGTCCCTCGCCATCGCGCCGGGCGCCGCGTCGATCACGCCGGTGCTGGAGGATCTCCTCTCCTTTCATCCCGGGTGGATCACGCGGAGCGTGACCACGCATGACCCCGCAGGTGGCAACGATGATGGGTATCGCCCGGGGGTCGCGCTCGAGGGGGATCACCAGGTCCTGTTCCACGCCCGCGGGGAGGGGAGAATCGCGCGGATCTGGATGACCGCCCCCCGCGCGGAGCTCGAGAGGCCGGACCAGGAGATATGGATCGAGGTCGACGGACACACGGCGTTCCGCGGGTCGCCCGGCGATTTCTTCGGGGGTAGGGGCCCCTGGAAGTCGCCTCTCGTGCTCGACGTGGACGCGAGCTCGGGCGCATATACAAGCTACGTCCCCTTCGCCTGGTCGAGCGAGGCCAAGGTCCGCTTCCGGGGCGTTCCCATCTACTACCAGGTCACCTACCGCGAGGGCCCTGGGGCCGCGTCGGGACCGACGCCCGAGGCGCTCTCGCGGTTCATGACGGAGGACTGGACAGCCACCCTGCCTGCCCCGTCGCGCCGGGAGAGCCTGGACGCCAGCGCGCCGCTCGTCCTGGCGACAGGGCCCGCGACCGTATCAGGGGTCGACGTCCGGATCCCGGCGGGGAGCTTGAACGACCTGTCGGTGAGGATCGGCGGACAGACGCCCGTACCAGCGTCGTTCTTCTTCGGCCTCGCCAGCTCGGGCACCGACGCCGACGGCGGATGGACAACCTTCCGGAGCGCGCTGCACGCCGCGTGGACACCCGACGCCGCTGGGACCGCCAGGCTCGCGAC is a genomic window of Sorangium aterium containing:
- a CDS encoding M64 family metallopeptidase, with product MKSICNLHALSLAALCACGEAPDSPAATTDGGGTSASGTSASGGSASGGATGSGAPGSGGAGGAGGAAQSGSTGTGAGGSFVPGGTGGGGPAYVLDCGANGVAIESAGPPENRVNYVIVGDGYDATTVNTTYIEHIEEAMAKRFSSPIGEPYGRYRKFVNICAVKLVSPSNGIPGALGCTGDDESRLAECDTRKADQALKANLPDDFEVDWHAIVLNNDRWWNTGSAWMLWSGAHEEAAGAALHEGGHGFHQLADEYCAKATGSACGANTCSGSGTEYVEVNSTGNCATTAGKWDKWLEYDAADATGVQGTFIGSRYVDGGQYRPSSNSMMNSLFGDNKNTSFNPVSREKMIMDIWMRVRPIDSADPPAGTVTDPETLALDVIDPDVISVDWTLDGEVIATDGGPVYDVAAAGLASGTHTIVAKAYDNAGEELVRYRSGECLDPPPSTDPRYYDPCWGRDNWPRSQQTVTWTVTIP
- a CDS encoding DUF1552 domain-containing protein — translated: MTVGYNLSYGWSRRRFLQGIGAAAGLVTVLKGLESAAEGAAPPRRLLIVQRPVGTVYENYWPQGNGTNFTLSRILTPFEAMKSRMIVMRDLKLPHEGSVGGGHERGTVLMCTGTRTKQLYPGNGGDDPMAEAPSIDQLLVKQSAELQGTPIASLQVSCDNRADTPEVSTRHMSYSGARAPMTPYYQPQEVYRRVFGTLMPGGPTNDNLDALARARLQKKSVLDFAMKDLKRLQSLAPSSQREALEGHAAAIREVEAEFDADPRDPATCGMPQEPEVIQVSGHIDPYGGSHVVSERDDVKHARIGALHFAVIKAAFRCDLTRVVTFQWSPGTNHVSFGELWPPNSSIFKVHHTTSHDPDTPDTLEFLTRVEEFYAGYVAGFLKELAETKDVTGGTLLDTTLVPYITEVGTRHHNWDKMAWVLFGGEGTKLRGGQVWNNGNRGGRSTNDLWMAIAASFGAPDLVMGDKDQRTSAIEGLFG
- a CDS encoding DUF1592 domain-containing protein, with translation MGDIGGNSSSSGSSHSSGAGANPTGGGTSSSGGGDALCNPRLERRVVLLADLQFINAIRGLLGDEAIEAEQAPDARTKPFAKKGLVVGTSLVHTRLARAAYAAESISGRFEQVTGCAPDGDDACAKTFLTKFAQRAFRRPVEQAELDNLWSVYALGKETSYERGVSLALEALIASPSFSYRTELGGDADGDVVKLAAHEVASELSFFLTDSLPDEELAAAADSGALNDPEELARQAERLLEKPETRSSLNTTLIAAWGLSNLFGTVKDPGLFPEYTPALQASMFHETELLVDDLLWNRGADVSELLTTRETFVNAVLAKVYGVEHTGSSPEEFSKVELPADERAGILTQPGLLAALARTDNTSVVARGLFVRGALLCLGKIPSPPESLSDAIKELLEADMTERERADARAANSTCAACHAQFDAFGLLLENYDPVGRYRDTLDGEPIDARVNLGNIAEVAGSYASAVEFAEAVAQNDGFAACITRHLLTYGTDDETLGVRDCQVGRVIEALPEGQRTLANVVKAIVTSPALTERAKEE
- a CDS encoding LacI family DNA-binding transcriptional regulator, with amino-acid sequence MADKSLPERRVKRGGGRRAAVMVDVAKLAGVSYQTVSRVLHDSPHVRRDTRERVLDAIRQLDYRPSSVAQALVTGRSRTLGVVSFDTTLYGPASTLLGLEEAAHDAGYGVSIASLKSFSRAPVLEAVQRLRDQGADGIVVIAPQRSAVDALRHVTSDVPVVAVEGGPDDSVPVVAVDQHEGAASATRHLLDLGHKTVWHIAGPTDWLEADQRIDGWRSALQAAGAEIPPLLRGDWSARSGYELAPQLTRTPGVTAVFVANDQMALGLLRFLHESGRETPRDISIVGFDDIPEAAYFTPPLTTVRQDFSELGRRCLHVLLGQIESGQRSWVRVVVETELVVRKSTAVPRRR